In one window of Gemmatimonadota bacterium DNA:
- a CDS encoding amidophosphoribosyltransferase, protein MWEDDEIREECGVFGVYGDPAAARLTFLGLYALQHRGQESSGMAVSDGHHIASHRAMGLVSEAYDHGERVNDLDGHMAIGHNRYSTTGTSNVDNAQPFMVNFKRGQLATAHNGNFTNTGALHLSMEETGSIFRTSSDSEVVLHLIARSNEPDLPGMIADALRQVEGAYSIVFLSDSQLIGVRDPRGFRPLCLGRLGDAHVLASETCAFDIMKAEYVREVKPGEMVVIDEQGMRSFFPFEEAKPAACIFEYIYFARPDSKVFGENSDKFRRRFGRQLAEEHPVDADIVIAVPDSATTAALGYSEQSGIRFEIGLIRNHYVGRSFIDPDQSMREFTVRLKYNPVQGVLRNRRVVLVDDSIVRGTTLNQLVRLIRGAGASEVHVRISSPPIRHPCYYGIDMQSRGELIASQTRVEEIRQYLGADSLGYLSIEGMVKTGKEYGKPGVGYCTACFSGDYPVVPEDSLNKLMLES, encoded by the coding sequence ATGTGGGAAGACGATGAAATTCGCGAGGAGTGCGGTGTCTTCGGCGTTTATGGCGACCCCGCAGCCGCCCGGCTGACTTTTCTGGGTTTGTATGCCCTCCAGCACCGCGGTCAGGAAAGCTCCGGTATGGCGGTCTCAGACGGCCATCACATCGCATCCCACCGGGCCATGGGCCTGGTCAGCGAAGCCTACGACCATGGCGAGCGGGTGAACGATCTCGACGGCCATATGGCCATCGGCCACAACCGGTATTCCACCACCGGCACGTCCAACGTCGACAACGCGCAGCCCTTCATGGTCAACTTCAAGCGCGGACAGTTGGCCACCGCCCACAACGGCAATTTCACCAACACGGGCGCGCTGCACCTGTCGATGGAAGAGACCGGTTCCATCTTCCGCACCTCGTCGGACAGCGAGGTCGTTCTCCACCTCATCGCGCGATCGAACGAACCCGACCTGCCCGGCATGATCGCCGACGCCCTGCGCCAGGTCGAAGGCGCCTATTCCATCGTGTTCCTGTCCGATTCGCAGCTGATCGGCGTCCGGGATCCCCGCGGTTTCAGGCCCCTGTGCCTGGGACGCCTGGGCGATGCCCACGTGCTCGCGTCGGAAACCTGCGCCTTCGACATCATGAAAGCGGAATACGTCCGTGAAGTGAAACCCGGCGAGATGGTCGTCATCGACGAACAGGGCATGCGGTCCTTCTTCCCCTTCGAAGAGGCGAAACCGGCCGCCTGCATCTTCGAGTACATCTATTTCGCCCGGCCCGACAGCAAGGTATTCGGAGAAAACAGCGACAAGTTCCGCCGAAGGTTCGGCCGCCAGCTGGCGGAAGAACACCCGGTGGACGCCGATATCGTCATCGCCGTGCCGGATTCGGCCACGACCGCCGCGCTGGGCTACTCGGAGCAATCGGGAATCCGGTTCGAAATCGGCCTGATACGGAACCACTACGTGGGGCGGTCCTTCATCGATCCGGACCAGTCGATGCGCGAATTCACGGTGAGACTGAAGTACAATCCGGTCCAGGGCGTGCTGCGGAACCGGCGCGTGGTCCTCGTGGACGATTCCATCGTAAGGGGCACGACCCTCAATCAGCTGGTCAGGCTGATCCGCGGCGCGGGCGCGTCCGAGGTGCACGTGCGGATCAGCAGTCCTCCCATCCGCCATCCCTGCTACTACGGGATCGACATGCAGAGCCGGGGCGAACTCATCGCCTCGCAGACCCGGGTGGAGGAGATCCGGCAGTATCTCGGGGCGGACAGCCTGGGCTACCTGTCCATCGAAGGCATGGTGAAGACGGGCAAGGAGTATGGAAAGCCCGGGGTGGGCTACTGCACGGCCTGCTTCAGCGGGGACTACCCGGTCGTCCCGGAAGATTCGCTTAACAAGCTCATGCTGGAATCGTAA
- a CDS encoding peptide transporter: MSVREEEQREDSPEQYQNPDTALFGEADEPYLPGFNLKTIWACLFVGFIMLPGSIYLSLVTGGQTGAADWVTVILFLEIAKRSLVKMTRQEIMILYWAAAGLAAAGNAMNTGITGGPFAHLIWEQYYKQSPEATGIATLIPTWVVPTLDSTAMASRTFFHMDWFVPVLVLTAVTLLFAVNSYSMGYILFRVTNDVERLTFPLARVHAGGATALAETSQNREGWRWRAFSIGSVIGVSWGLLYVMIPILSSTFLVTPITILPIPFIDFTTSLREVLPATMVGIGTDLGTLLAGFVLPYWVVIGTFVSSAAIALVANPLLYHNGILTTWEPGMSLIPTQISNNIDFWLSFTIGASLVIGIVGFTATIRAILKSNRERREDPNRETQVQPTPKGRGDLPIWLVFIFWFVSTTGFVVILYILIPDFPWWISVIFGFLWSPVFSYIGARMIGITGSPYGTSFPFVKEASFLLSGYRGVDVWFAPIPIFEHGKVAETFKQLDLTKTTFGSVVKLTAVTTILMFVCSFIFYSLVWKLNPIPSSAYPYVQKMWPLNAAMRTIWVKSTLPGGITFIFDIIKIEYIIAGLGITGGLFGLITLVGGSPLFFYGLVGGMAMPLWQTLPTFFGAILGRYYFTKRFGEEKWMSYVPIVLAGYGAGIGLIGMIAIAIALISKAISQIVY, from the coding sequence TTGTCCGTCCGTGAAGAGGAACAGAGGGAAGACAGTCCGGAGCAGTACCAGAATCCGGATACCGCTTTGTTCGGCGAAGCGGACGAACCCTACCTGCCGGGATTCAACCTGAAGACGATCTGGGCCTGCCTGTTCGTCGGGTTCATCATGCTGCCGGGATCGATCTACCTCAGCCTGGTGACGGGCGGGCAGACCGGCGCGGCGGACTGGGTCACCGTCATCCTGTTCCTCGAGATCGCTAAGCGGTCCCTCGTCAAGATGACCCGGCAGGAAATCATGATCCTGTACTGGGCCGCGGCCGGGCTGGCCGCCGCGGGGAACGCCATGAACACGGGCATCACCGGCGGTCCCTTCGCCCATCTGATCTGGGAGCAGTACTACAAGCAGTCCCCGGAAGCCACGGGCATCGCCACGCTGATCCCCACCTGGGTCGTTCCGACGCTCGATTCCACCGCGATGGCAAGCCGGACCTTCTTCCACATGGACTGGTTCGTCCCCGTCCTCGTCCTCACCGCGGTGACGCTACTCTTTGCCGTCAATTCCTACTCGATGGGGTACATCCTCTTCCGGGTCACCAACGACGTGGAACGGCTGACCTTCCCCCTGGCGCGGGTGCACGCGGGCGGGGCCACGGCGCTGGCCGAGACGTCCCAGAACCGGGAGGGCTGGCGATGGCGGGCGTTCAGCATCGGATCCGTGATCGGCGTATCGTGGGGACTCCTGTACGTGATGATTCCCATCCTGTCCAGCACCTTCCTGGTCACGCCCATCACCATATTGCCCATTCCCTTCATCGATTTCACCACCAGTCTCCGAGAAGTGCTGCCAGCGACTATGGTGGGCATCGGCACCGATCTCGGCACGCTCCTTGCCGGGTTCGTCCTGCCCTACTGGGTCGTGATCGGTACATTCGTGTCGTCGGCTGCAATCGCGCTGGTCGCCAATCCGCTCCTCTACCACAACGGCATCCTGACCACCTGGGAGCCCGGGATGTCGCTCATCCCAACGCAGATATCCAACAACATCGATTTCTGGCTCAGCTTCACCATCGGCGCCTCCCTCGTCATCGGCATCGTGGGTTTCACTGCGACCATCCGGGCCATTCTGAAATCCAACCGGGAGCGGCGGGAAGATCCCAACCGTGAAACGCAGGTGCAGCCGACGCCGAAGGGCCGGGGCGACCTGCCGATCTGGCTAGTATTCATCTTCTGGTTCGTCAGCACGACGGGCTTCGTGGTCATCCTCTACATCCTGATCCCCGATTTTCCGTGGTGGATCAGCGTCATCTTCGGATTCCTCTGGTCGCCGGTGTTTTCCTACATCGGGGCCCGGATGATCGGCATCACGGGTTCACCCTACGGCACCTCCTTCCCCTTCGTCAAGGAAGCTTCGTTCCTGCTGTCCGGTTACCGGGGCGTCGACGTGTGGTTCGCGCCGATACCGATCTTCGAGCACGGGAAGGTGGCCGAGACTTTCAAGCAGCTCGACCTCACCAAGACTACCTTCGGCAGCGTGGTCAAGCTGACCGCGGTGACCACCATCCTGATGTTCGTCTGCAGTTTCATCTTCTACTCGCTCGTATGGAAGCTCAACCCGATCCCCTCCTCGGCCTATCCCTACGTGCAGAAGATGTGGCCCCTGAACGCGGCCATGCGGACCATCTGGGTGAAGTCCACCCTGCCCGGCGGCATCACGTTCATCTTCGATATCATCAAGATCGAGTACATCATCGCCGGCCTGGGCATCACGGGAGGGCTCTTCGGCCTGATCACGCTGGTGGGCGGCTCGCCCCTCTTCTTCTACGGCCTGGTCGGCGGCATGGCCATGCCGCTCTGGCAGACCCTGCCCACCTTCTTCGGCGCGATCCTGGGGCGCTACTACTTCACCAAGCGCTTCGGCGAAGAGAAATGGATGTCCTACGTGCCCATTGTGCTGGCCGGCTACGGGGCCGGCATTGGACTCATAGGCATGATCGCCATCGCCATCGCGCTGATCTCCAAGGCGATTTCGCAGATCGTGTATTGA
- a CDS encoding acetyl-CoA carboxylase carboxyltransferase subunit beta, whose product MAWFERRQRGLSPQKRKEIPKGLWVKCDKCDAMLYKAELERDFNVCAHCGYHFKIGHQGYISLIMDPDSFTETDTDLRTVDPLEFKEKENYPDYMKRYQKRTGMMEAVVSGTGRIEERLVSLSIHDGAFLAGSMGSVVGEKVTRSIRRSLDLEIPLLVVATSGGARMQEGILSLMQMAKTSLWLNRLSEEKIPFVVVITNPTMAGVMASYASLGDFTLAEPGAMMGFAGGRVIEQTIGSSLPEGFQTAEFFLTKGFVDQVVPRTGLRETLSTILSYFPDREKKEDSESEVP is encoded by the coding sequence ATGGCCTGGTTTGAGAGACGACAGCGGGGACTGAGCCCGCAGAAGCGCAAGGAAATCCCGAAGGGGTTGTGGGTCAAGTGCGACAAGTGCGACGCCATGCTGTACAAGGCTGAGCTCGAACGGGACTTCAACGTATGCGCACATTGCGGGTACCATTTCAAGATCGGCCACCAGGGGTACATCTCCCTGATCATGGACCCGGACTCCTTCACGGAGACCGACACGGATCTGCGCACCGTCGACCCGCTCGAGTTCAAGGAGAAGGAAAACTACCCGGACTACATGAAGCGGTATCAGAAGCGGACCGGCATGATGGAGGCCGTGGTATCGGGCACGGGACGCATCGAGGAAAGGCTCGTTTCCCTGTCCATACACGACGGGGCCTTCCTGGCCGGGAGCATGGGTTCCGTGGTCGGCGAAAAGGTAACGCGGTCGATCCGGCGGTCCCTCGACCTGGAGATTCCGCTGCTCGTGGTCGCCACGTCGGGCGGCGCGCGCATGCAGGAAGGCATCCTATCTCTCATGCAGATGGCGAAGACTTCCCTCTGGCTGAACCGTTTATCGGAGGAGAAGATCCCCTTTGTCGTCGTGATCACGAATCCGACCATGGCCGGCGTGATGGCGAGTTATGCTTCGCTGGGAGATTTCACCCTGGCCGAGCCGGGCGCCATGATGGGTTTCGCCGGCGGAAGAGTGATCGAACAGACGATAGGTTCGAGCCTGCCGGAGGGATTTCAGACCGCGGAGTTCTTTCTGACCAAGGGGTTTGTCGACCAGGTCGTGCCCAGGACCGGGTTGCGGGAGACCCTGTCCACGATCCTGAGCTATTTCCCCGACCGGGAGAAGAAGGAAGATTCGGAATCGGAAGTGCCGTGA
- a CDS encoding ATP-dependent RecD-like DNA helicase, with protein MDILTGTIERITYQSEETGYTVARLRAEPDACRTTENLARAATRDGLLTVTGELAKIAPGERVEVSGFWVTHKQYGKQFKIVESKSIQPTTTDGIRKYLGSGLIKGLGPAKAAMIVDHFGEDTLAVIENTPGRLSEVKGIAKKTIDVIRSSWEEQKHIQEVMQFLLGHDVSMAYAVKIYKAYGNEAIRQVTENPYRLSTDIWGIGFKTADKIAMNLGVDPGAPARVEAGIRYVLEAQADDGHVFVPLETLTEESAAVLEVDAEAIPAGIGALVRAEVVLRNEDRVYLQPLYYAEQGIARHIARLVDHPRTPPPPERIDEHILHIERERGIVFNAEQREAIHTSASRSVLAVTGGPGTGKTTCVQGIVYLFNRVGAKVLLAAPTGRAAKRLSEVTGAEAKTIHRLLEFNPGLMEFGRDQDNRLEADLVILDESSMVDTVLMNAVLRAVKTSARFIMVGDVDQLPSVGAGNVLRDMIDAGRLPVVRLTEIFRQARESSIVMNAHRVNRGEMPDTKNRNQGDFFFINEPDPSAGAEQITELLTDRLPRKYGLDPFNDIQVLTPMYRGDIGVDQLNQKLQQVLNPSGASLKRGDRELRVGDKVLQTRNNYGKMTFNGDIGRITHIDPDDQAVDISFQESVRYDYGELDELVLAYAISVHKSQGSEYPAIILPLYSTHYIMLQRNLLYTALTRARALAVLVGTPKALAIAVKNNRVVERYTGLRDALGELIGDRTGSLPGFQGLSP; from the coding sequence ATGGACATACTCACCGGTACCATCGAGCGCATCACCTACCAGAGCGAGGAGACCGGCTACACGGTCGCGCGGCTGCGCGCCGAACCGGACGCCTGCAGAACCACCGAAAACCTGGCGCGCGCGGCCACGCGGGACGGCCTGCTGACCGTAACGGGCGAACTGGCGAAGATCGCGCCGGGCGAGCGCGTCGAAGTCTCCGGATTCTGGGTAACCCACAAGCAGTACGGCAAGCAGTTCAAGATCGTCGAATCTAAATCGATCCAACCGACGACCACGGACGGGATTCGAAAGTACCTGGGATCGGGCCTCATCAAGGGACTGGGCCCGGCCAAGGCCGCCATGATCGTCGATCACTTCGGCGAGGACACCCTCGCGGTGATCGAGAATACGCCCGGCCGGCTGTCCGAGGTGAAGGGCATCGCGAAGAAGACCATCGACGTCATCCGATCCAGCTGGGAGGAACAGAAGCACATCCAGGAGGTCATGCAGTTCCTGCTCGGTCACGACGTGAGCATGGCCTACGCGGTGAAGATCTACAAGGCCTACGGCAACGAGGCCATCCGGCAGGTCACGGAGAATCCGTACCGCCTGTCCACGGACATCTGGGGCATCGGTTTCAAGACCGCCGACAAGATCGCCATGAACCTGGGGGTGGATCCCGGCGCTCCCGCCCGGGTCGAGGCCGGCATCCGGTACGTCCTTGAGGCGCAGGCCGACGACGGTCACGTATTCGTGCCCCTGGAAACCCTAACCGAAGAAAGCGCCGCCGTGCTCGAGGTCGACGCCGAAGCCATTCCGGCCGGTATCGGAGCCCTGGTCCGGGCCGAGGTCGTCCTTCGCAACGAAGACCGTGTCTATCTCCAGCCCCTTTACTACGCCGAGCAGGGCATCGCGCGGCACATCGCACGCCTGGTCGACCATCCCCGCACGCCGCCGCCCCCCGAACGAATCGACGAACACATCCTGCACATCGAGAGGGAACGCGGCATCGTCTTCAACGCGGAACAGCGCGAGGCGATACACACCTCGGCATCCCGGAGCGTCCTGGCGGTTACCGGCGGTCCGGGGACCGGCAAGACCACCTGCGTGCAGGGCATCGTCTACCTGTTCAACCGCGTGGGAGCGAAGGTGCTGCTGGCCGCGCCGACGGGCCGCGCCGCGAAGCGGCTGTCCGAGGTGACCGGCGCCGAGGCGAAGACGATCCACCGGCTGCTCGAGTTCAACCCGGGGCTCATGGAGTTCGGCCGCGACCAGGACAACCGGCTGGAAGCCGACCTGGTCATCCTCGACGAGTCCTCCATGGTGGATACGGTCCTGATGAACGCCGTGCTGCGGGCCGTGAAGACCTCGGCCCGCTTCATCATGGTGGGCGATGTCGACCAGTTGCCTTCCGTGGGAGCGGGCAACGTCCTCCGGGACATGATCGACGCCGGCCGTCTCCCGGTGGTCCGCCTGACCGAGATCTTCCGCCAGGCCCGGGAAAGCAGCATCGTGATGAACGCCCACCGGGTGAACCGGGGCGAAATGCCGGACACGAAGAACAGGAACCAGGGTGATTTCTTCTTCATCAACGAACCCGATCCTTCCGCCGGCGCGGAACAGATCACCGAGCTGTTGACGGACCGCCTACCGCGCAAGTATGGACTCGATCCCTTCAACGACATCCAGGTGCTCACCCCCATGTACCGCGGCGACATCGGCGTGGACCAGCTCAACCAGAAGCTCCAGCAGGTGCTGAACCCGTCGGGCGCCTCGTTGAAGCGGGGCGACCGGGAACTGCGCGTGGGCGACAAGGTGCTGCAGACGCGGAACAATTACGGGAAAATGACCTTCAACGGCGATATCGGACGCATCACGCACATCGATCCGGACGACCAGGCCGTGGACATCTCATTCCAGGAATCCGTCCGATACGACTACGGCGAACTGGACGAACTGGTCCTGGCCTATGCCATCAGCGTACACAAGAGCCAGGGTTCCGAGTACCCCGCCATCATCCTGCCGCTCTACAGCACCCACTACATCATGCTGCAGCGGAACCTGCTGTATACCGCACTGACCCGGGCCAGGGCGCTGGCCGTCCTCGTCGGCACGCCCAAGGCCCTCGCCATCGCGGTGAAGAACAACCGGGTCGTCGAGCGTTATACGGGGCTGCGGGATGCGCTGGGCGAATTGATCGGCGACCGGACGGGAAGCCTACCGGGTTTTCAAGGCCTTTCGCCGTGA
- a CDS encoding nucleoside-diphosphate kinase produces MERTLVLIKPDAVQRGMIGLIAGRFESKGLKVAGLKMMQLTDGILDEHYAHLSDKPFFPRIKSFMQETPVVALCLEGVDAVDVVRGLCGVTNARQAAPGTIRGDLGMSVQCNLVHASDSLETARDEVPRFFSDDELFNYAKAEDAVVYASDER; encoded by the coding sequence GTGGAACGAACGCTTGTTCTCATCAAGCCGGATGCCGTGCAGCGCGGAATGATCGGCCTCATCGCCGGCCGTTTCGAAAGCAAGGGACTCAAGGTCGCCGGTCTCAAGATGATGCAGCTGACCGACGGGATCCTGGACGAACACTACGCACACCTGTCCGACAAGCCCTTCTTCCCCCGAATCAAGTCCTTCATGCAGGAAACGCCGGTCGTGGCGCTGTGCCTGGAAGGCGTCGACGCCGTGGACGTCGTGCGGGGCCTGTGCGGCGTGACCAACGCCAGGCAGGCCGCCCCCGGGACGATACGCGGCGATCTCGGCATGAGCGTACAGTGCAACCTGGTGCACGCTTCCGATTCCCTGGAAACGGCGCGGGACGAAGTGCCCCGCTTTTTTTCAGACGATGAACTGTTTAACTACGCGAAGGCGGAAGACGCCGTCGTCTACGCCAGCGACGAACGTTAG
- a CDS encoding mandelate racemase/muconate lactonizing enzyme family protein: MRITGIDLDAVDVNGQHHWVFVHVRTDDGVDGLGELNPSAPRQAVLAALREIEREVVGKDPRRIEQLTASLKPPPEDRPAVHALCAFEQGLWDILGKSLDVPVHTLLGGKCRDSIPVYANVTRAALEGTPEDFVRQATGAVADGHTAVKIAPFDGRFVAGNKLIDHGLECVHAVREAIGPDIDLLLDCYGRFTLEETRRIVDGLRGVELYWLEEPVGERDLEGYRQIRKETGWRIAGGERAMLIEGCWPLFDAEAMDVLMPDVTIAGGIGELKKIASIAESRGQLTAPHGPFGPVTVAAHVQIMASHPGFLILEYAWGQVPWREGLVSPAERVVDGRIDVPGRPGLGLCLEPGVVEDNRVDPAAA, translated from the coding sequence ATGCGCATAACCGGCATCGATCTCGACGCAGTGGACGTGAACGGACAGCACCACTGGGTGTTCGTACACGTCCGGACCGACGATGGCGTGGACGGATTAGGTGAGCTCAATCCCTCGGCGCCGAGGCAAGCGGTCCTGGCCGCGCTGCGGGAAATCGAACGCGAGGTCGTCGGGAAGGACCCCCGACGGATCGAACAACTGACCGCGAGCCTGAAGCCCCCTCCAGAGGACCGGCCCGCCGTGCACGCCCTGTGCGCATTCGAACAGGGCCTTTGGGATATTCTCGGGAAGTCACTGGACGTCCCGGTACACACCCTGCTCGGGGGCAAGTGCCGCGACAGCATCCCCGTTTACGCCAACGTCACGCGTGCCGCGCTGGAGGGCACGCCGGAAGACTTCGTCCGACAGGCCACGGGCGCCGTCGCGGACGGACACACCGCGGTGAAAATCGCGCCCTTCGACGGCCGATTCGTCGCAGGCAACAAGCTGATCGACCACGGACTGGAGTGCGTGCACGCCGTGCGTGAGGCCATCGGGCCGGATATCGACCTGCTCCTCGACTGCTACGGCCGTTTCACGCTGGAGGAAACCCGGCGGATCGTGGATGGACTGCGCGGGGTCGAACTGTACTGGCTTGAGGAGCCGGTGGGAGAACGGGACCTGGAAGGCTACCGGCAGATCAGAAAGGAAACCGGGTGGCGTATCGCCGGCGGGGAACGGGCCATGCTCATCGAGGGATGCTGGCCCCTCTTCGATGCCGAAGCCATGGATGTCCTCATGCCCGACGTCACCATCGCGGGCGGCATCGGCGAACTCAAGAAAATCGCTTCCATCGCCGAAAGCAGGGGGCAGTTGACTGCGCCGCACGGCCCCTTCGGTCCGGTTACGGTTGCGGCCCACGTACAGATCATGGCCTCCCATCCGGGATTCCTCATCCTCGAATACGCCTGGGGACAGGTGCCCTGGCGCGAAGGGCTCGTTTCGCCCGCGGAGCGGGTTGTAGACGGCCGGATCGATGTCCCCGGGCGCCCGGGCCTCGGCCTGTGCCTTGAACCCGGCGTCGTGGAAGATAACCGCGTCGACCCGGCGGCGGCCTGA
- a CDS encoding MBL fold metallo-hydrolase yields the protein MMKVHFERLCAERTSRMHPFEDLQVPAGSVGIHWFGQSSFGLKHPDGTVIQVDPYYPRERPADRFVHARPPLDEGTLITDFVLLTHNHGDHTCLESLERLAAACPQVRYVGPVESIDALKEAGLDAGNMTVVTAGDTAEMGRAKAHTVWAKPPEGLPEDDIAPPDVQHLGYVVEIGPVRVYVSGDPVNTFADHESLLAPVRDLRPQIGFLTNHPDEGEFPFFAGSARIAVSLGLKTAVPAHYACFVARDYDPQEWASHLPEGGPEPLIIPYNQSTVYSP from the coding sequence ATGATGAAAGTACATTTTGAGCGGTTGTGCGCAGAAAGGACCTCCCGCATGCACCCCTTCGAAGACCTGCAAGTACCCGCCGGAAGCGTAGGCATACACTGGTTCGGACAAAGCTCTTTCGGACTGAAGCATCCGGACGGCACGGTGATCCAGGTCGATCCCTATTACCCCCGTGAACGACCCGCGGACCGCTTCGTCCATGCCCGGCCGCCCCTGGACGAAGGGACCCTGATTACCGACTTCGTGCTCCTGACCCACAACCACGGCGATCACACCTGCCTCGAATCCCTGGAACGCCTGGCGGCCGCCTGTCCGCAGGTCCGCTACGTGGGACCGGTCGAGAGCATAGACGCGCTGAAGGAAGCGGGCCTTGACGCCGGGAACATGACGGTCGTCACGGCCGGTGACACCGCCGAAATGGGCCGTGCAAAGGCGCACACGGTGTGGGCCAAGCCGCCGGAAGGCCTTCCCGAAGACGACATCGCGCCGCCCGACGTGCAGCACCTGGGTTACGTCGTCGAAATCGGACCGGTCCGTGTATATGTCTCGGGCGACCCGGTTAATACCTTCGCCGACCACGAATCCTTGCTCGCACCGGTACGGGACCTGCGGCCGCAGATCGGGTTTCTGACCAATCATCCGGACGAGGGCGAATTCCCCTTCTTCGCAGGATCAGCCCGCATCGCGGTCTCCCTCGGTCTGAAGACCGCCGTGCCCGCCCATTACGCCTGTTTCGTCGCGCGGGACTACGATCCGCAAGAATGGGCTTCCCATCTGCCGGAAGGCGGTCCGGAACCCCTCATCATTCCGTACAACCAGTCCACCGTGTACAGCCCCTGA
- a CDS encoding purine-nucleoside phosphorylase: protein MPRHDPLDATADFLSSKGFAAARFGMILGTGFGSCVRAVEKKSVVPYGSIPHFPISTVKGHEGNLVFGALGDASVILMQGRIHLYEGYDARQIAYPLEVMRRFDVEVLLVTNAAGGLNPRYEVGDLMIVRQHIHPIGGKLMGDLTSDTDGEPCYSASLRDSLLQISIQRNQHVQQGILAWMPGPSFETRAEIALLKTLGADAVTMSTVPEALAARRLGMRTVAVSCISNVWTGQAGETVDADDVVTTVESAAERCSELFRGFLLQMATRV, encoded by the coding sequence ATGCCCCGTCATGATCCGTTGGACGCGACTGCGGACTTCCTGAGTTCGAAGGGGTTCGCGGCCGCCCGCTTCGGCATGATTCTGGGTACCGGATTCGGGTCGTGCGTCCGGGCGGTCGAAAAGAAATCCGTTGTTCCCTACGGTTCCATCCCCCATTTTCCAATATCGACCGTTAAAGGCCACGAAGGCAACCTGGTCTTCGGCGCCCTGGGCGATGCATCCGTGATTTTGATGCAGGGACGGATCCACCTGTACGAGGGTTACGACGCGAGGCAGATCGCCTATCCTCTCGAGGTAATGCGCCGGTTCGACGTCGAGGTTCTGCTCGTGACCAATGCCGCCGGCGGACTGAATCCCCGGTACGAGGTGGGAGACCTCATGATCGTTCGGCAACATATCCATCCCATCGGCGGTAAACTGATGGGAGACTTGACGTCGGATACGGACGGCGAACCCTGTTACAGTGCGTCTTTGAGGGATTCGCTTCTACAGATCAGTATACAAAGAAACCAGCACGTCCAACAGGGAATTCTGGCTTGGATGCCCGGACCTTCCTTCGAGACCCGCGCCGAAATCGCCCTGCTGAAAACACTGGGTGCGGACGCGGTGACCATGTCGACCGTCCCGGAAGCACTGGCGGCCCGGCGACTCGGCATGAGGACCGTGGCCGTATCGTGCATATCCAATGTTTGGACGGGTCAAGCAGGTGAAACCGTCGACGCGGACGACGTGGTGACGACGGTTGAATCGGCGGCAGAGCGATGCTCCGAACTGTTCCGTGGCTTTTTACTCCAGATGGCAACCCGCGTTTAG
- a CDS encoding cytidylate kinase-like family protein translates to MARHFQTVTSSPSTAECNKESIMSIITVAREYGSGGRDVARIVADRLGYDCVDKELIAETAHAAGVSEDVVEQLDEVGESPIRRFLGELFTPSTVYSLSPEYPPLIWPYVPGDDEGTKDPTSLKNTFLDRDEYLQILRDTIRSLADRQHIIIVGRGCQCILADRKDVFHTLFVAPFDYRVDVIMDEMNLARDRAAELIKEKDRQRSLYLQHNYHRDWTDPTLYHAVFNTSLTSWENMADIVIDFHRRLFGDDD, encoded by the coding sequence ATGGCGCGGCACTTTCAAACGGTTACCTCGTCTCCTTCGACGGCTGAATGCAACAAGGAGTCCATCATGAGCATCATTACGGTTGCCAGGGAATACGGCAGCGGTGGGAGGGACGTTGCGAGGATCGTCGCCGACCGCCTCGGTTATGATTGCGTGGACAAGGAACTCATCGCCGAAACCGCCCATGCCGCGGGCGTTTCGGAGGATGTCGTCGAGCAGCTGGACGAAGTGGGCGAATCGCCCATACGACGCTTTCTCGGCGAACTGTTCACGCCATCGACCGTCTACTCACTTTCCCCGGAATACCCGCCCCTCATCTGGCCCTACGTGCCGGGCGACGACGAGGGGACGAAGGATCCTACCTCCCTGAAGAACACCTTCCTGGACCGGGACGAATACCTCCAGATCCTCCGGGATACCATCCGTTCGCTGGCCGACAGGCAGCACATCATCATCGTTGGGCGCGGGTGCCAGTGCATCCTGGCGGACCGCAAGGACGTCTTCCACACCCTGTTCGTCGCGCCATTCGATTACCGGGTCGACGTTATCATGGACGAGATGAACCTCGCGCGGGACCGTGCCGCCGAACTCATCAAGGAAAAGGACCGGCAGCGGTCGCTGTACCTGCAGCACAACTACCATCGCGACTGGACGGATCCGACGCTGTACCACGCGGTTTTCAACACGTCCCTCACGTCGTGGGAGAACATGGCCGACATCGTGATCGACTTCCACCGCAGACTCTTCGGCGACGACGATTGA